A part of Tigriopus californicus strain San Diego chromosome 10, Tcal_SD_v2.1, whole genome shotgun sequence genomic DNA contains:
- the LOC131889132 gene encoding uncharacterized protein LOC131889132 — translation MGKWSQFGTLKGFHGSGVKFSLLELILVIHAVFASCRYGALKCDSDRSCWSGDANSTVPSNCKCCQGYPFVPGGECLRDCSANLDLYLMQLQRRLAAQHQPQCPQNGKTVNGFKQKAHRKIQLFSNAT, via the exons ATGGGGAAATGGTCCCAGTTTGGAACCCTGAAGGGCTTCCATGGTTCAG GTGTGAAGTTTTCATTGTTGGAGCTGATTTTGGTGATTCACGCAGTATTTGCCTCGTGCCGTTACGGAGCTCTCAAATGTGATAGTGACCGCTCGTGTTGGTCCGGGGACGCCAATTCAACGGTGCCGTCCAATTGCAAATGCTGTCAAGGATATCCGTTCGTGCCCGGTGGGGAATGTCTCAG GGATTGCTCTGCCAATCTGGACTTGTACTTGATGCAGCTTCAGCGACGTCTTGCGGCCCAACATCAACCTCAATGTcctcaaaatggcaaaacagTGAATGGTTTCAAACAGAAGGCGCATAGAAAGatacaacttttttcaaacgcTACTTAA
- the LOC131887673 gene encoding N(G),N(G)-dimethylarginine dimethylaminohydrolase 1-like, whose translation MASTKFTHAIVSRVPDIFSKQANSCSTINLQLARNQHLALLTAIRGLGVDVLELPPDENSLDSVYTQDLAIIVNGIALMCRPGPHRQAEVDNVKAVLKKELHQTVVEPTSSKALLSGSDVLFTGREFFVGISQSTNTEGAVAVAATWPEYPCTPVKVDGPYHLKTFLNMAGPEVISVGAGPEAQNILKRMEREATHRYQTLTLPEDRAANCLFVNGTLIHKSKDEAPKSDHVFSAKIDFPRIPLPISEFSKTPSQRPLSSLIILLRKTKHVRRI comes from the exons ATGGCATCCACCAAATTCACACATGCCATTGTGTCTCGTGTGCCAGATATTTTCTCCAAGCAAGCCAAT TCTTGCTCGACAATCAACCTCCAGTTAGCCCGCAACCAGCATTTGGCCTTACTAACAGCCATCAGAGGGTTGGGAGTGGATGTGTTGGAGCTTCCACCGGATGAAAACTCCTTAGATTCCGTCTACACCCAAGACTTGGCCATCATCGTGAATGGAATCGCTTTGATGTGCCGCCCAGGCCCGCATCGACAAGCTGAG GTGGACAATGTGAAAGCGGTCCTAAAAAAGGAGTTGCACCAAACAGTGGTGGAACCCACCTCGTCCAAAGCTTTGCTTTCAGGTTCAGATGTGCTTTTCACGGGTCGGGAGTTTTTCGTGGGGATATCACAATCGACCAACACAGAAGGGGCCGTGGCCGTGGCTGCCACTTGGCCGGAATACCCCTGCACACCAGTGAAG GTGGATGGACCATACCATTTGAAGACGTTCCTTAACATGGCTGGTCCTGAAGTGATAAGTGTGGGGGCAGGGCCGGAAGCGCAGAACATCTTAAAGCGAATGGAGCGGGAGGCCACCCATCGGTATCAAACCTTGACACTGCCAGAAGATCGAGCGGCCAACTGTCTCTTCGTAAATGGAACCCTCATTCACAAAAGTAAAGACGAGGCCCCCAAATCCGACCAT GTATTTTCtgccaaaattgattttcctCGGATACCTCTACCCATCTCCGAGTTTTCCAAGACTCCGTCGCAACGTCCATTGTCATCGTTGATCATATTGCTACGAAAAACCAAACACGTCCGCCGCATCTGA